A genomic segment from Oncorhynchus clarkii lewisi isolate Uvic-CL-2024 chromosome 12, UVic_Ocla_1.0, whole genome shotgun sequence encodes:
- the LOC139422530 gene encoding hemoglobin subunit beta-1-like — MVDCIVEKRKLIIETWGKIKVKVVRPLALRWCLIVYPWTQRYFGTFGDLNRAAAIMGNKTVAKRGITVLNGFRKALYIKNAYAKLSVLHSEKLHVDPDNFRLLGDCLTVVLASQMRRGFTPDVQAAWQKFLTVVISALGRQYN, encoded by the exons ATGGTTGACTGCATAGTTGAAAAGCGGAAGCTCATCATAGAGACCTGGGGAAAAATCAAGGTCAAAGTGGTTAGACCCCTTGCTTTGAGATG GTGTCTTATTGTATATCCATGGACTCAGAGGTACTTTGGAACCTTTGGAGACTTAAACAGAGCAGCGGCTATCATGGGCAATAAAACAGTTGCCAAGCGTGGCATCACTGTGCTGAACGGC tttcgcaaggcactgtacatcaagaACGCCTACGCCAAGCTGAGCGTTCTGCACTCTGAGAAACTTCATGTGGATCCCGACAACTTCAGG CTGCTGGGCGACTGCCTCACGGTTGTTCTGGCCTCCCAGATGAGGCGCGGCTTCACGCCAGACGTCCAAGCGGCCTGGCAGAAGTTCCTGACCGTGGTCATCTCTGCGCTAGGCAGACAGTACAACTAA
- the LOC139421263 gene encoding hemoglobin embryonic subunit alpha-like — MAPAIYCVLETARMSLTAKDKQIVTAFFGKVSGKAEDIGNEALSRTLVVYPQTKTYFSHWTDLSPGSAPVKKHGLTVMGGVLEAVTKIDDLAGGLLTLSELHAFTLRVDPANFKIINHNILVVLAMLFPDDFTPEVHVSVDKFLAKLALALSEKYR; from the exons ATGGCACCAGCAATATATTGTGTCCTAGAAACCGCTAGAATGAGTCTCACAGCCAAGGACAAACAGATCGTGACAGCCTTTTTTGGAAAGGTGTCTGGCAAAGCAGAGGACATCGGAAATGAGGCTCTCTCTAG GACCCTGGTGGTGTACCCCCAGACCAAGACCTACTTCTCCCACTGGACGGACCTGAGCCCCGGCTCTGCTCCCGTCAAGAAGCACGGTCTGACCGTCATGGGAGGCGTCCTGGAAGCGGTGACCAAGATCGACGACCTGGCCGGTGGTCTTCTGACCCTGAGCGAGCTTCACGCCTTCACGCTGCGTGTGGATCCCGCCAACTTCAAG ATCATCAACCACAACATCCTGGTGGTGCTGGCCATGCTGTTCCCTGACGACTTTACCCCTGAGGTGCACGTGTCTGTGGACAAGTTCCTCGCCAAGTTGGCCCTGGCGCTTTCCGAGAAGTATCGTTAA
- the LOC139421266 gene encoding hemoglobin subunit beta-like, with amino-acid sequence MVQWTDFERKTIQSIFEKMDYDDVGPAALSRCLVVYPWTQRYFGNFGNLYNAAAIQGNPMVAAHGKTVLRGLDRAVKNMDDIKATYAELSVLHSEKLRVDPDNFRLLADCLTIVVAARMGADFTADVQGAFQKFLAVVVSSLGRQYH; translated from the exons ATGGTTCAGTGGACAGACTTCGAGCGCAAAACAATCCAGAGCATCTTCGAGAAGATGGACTACGATGACGTGGGCCCCGCGGCTCTTTCCAG GTGTCTGGTCGTGTACCCCTGGACCCAGAGGTATTTCGGTAACTTTGGAAACCTGTACAACGCCGCTGCCATCCAGGGAAACCCAATGGTCGCCGCTCACGGAAAGACCGTCCTGCGCGGACTGGACCGGGCTGTCAAGAACATGGATGACATCAAGGCCACCTACGCAGAGCTTAGCGTGCTGCACTCCGAGAAATTGCGCGTGGATCCCGACAACTTCCGG CTGCTGGCTGACTGCTTGACTATTGTCGTTGCTGCAAGAATGGGTGCTGACTTCACCGCTGACGTCCAGGGTGCTTTCCAGAAGTTCCTTGCTGTCGTGGTGAGCTCCCTGGGCAGACAGTACCACTAG